Below is a genomic region from Raphanus sativus cultivar WK10039 chromosome 4, ASM80110v3, whole genome shotgun sequence.
TAGCATTTGTTATAATTCTACTTCTTTGTTATTCATACCATAAAATTACATATTGTATGCTTTGAACTgcattttagaaaaatatagaaaacactaattttgtgttttgttttttttagtttaccatatatcttcaataaaataattagttctTACGTGTATGCTATGTTTAATGAGgttataatttatatactaaCCATGTCATCATTCTacatagtttattattttttaagatatgagaaaattttagaaaacactcGTAACTGATTTATATAAACTTATCGGTATGTCTTTTCAaattttgtagttttatattttacttttattcattttattctattttatatgttttatgtgtattatgatttgtttatatgaaattacattatatttgatgaatatatttttacctttttactagtttagtaaatatataattgataatatactatacatatattgaaatattgaataaattacataaatacgaaattaaatatatttggatGAAGATAGAATTGATTAtgcattataaatatatttaaaatattgtaaaaatttcataaattactagtttaattaataaacaaaaacgtAAACTACATAAATGTTTAACTATTAAACATAAACTGTAATTTATCAATTATTAGAGGGTGAgttaatttgtattaaaataataaaaggtaCAATGAGAAAAAACTATAAAGTAAAAGGTAAAAgagacaaatatatttttagtatggCTTAATTACCCAAATTATTCTAAGATATTTGAGTGCATGTGTCATGTTATAAGTAGTCTagatgttttaaaagaaaaataatatatatatataatataatatactataataatacTATAGATTGGTTGAAATTGAAACCTCTTGTACCATATTTCTTTAATTGATAAGTTTTAAATAACTATAGTCGTATAATTTCATATTCATAAACTTCGTATTAAATTCAAATTCGAATGTGGTAATACCAAAACAAGACTACAGAGCCGTGAAAACCTTTGATGATATACGACGTACCGTTTTGGCCGCCTTCCTCAACGAACCTAAGCATCTGATCAACGCACCTTGAGCGTACGTCACTCATAGCATCAAGACGACGTGTGACAAAGAATTGAGTGGTGCAGAGACGCCGTAGCATCCGCCAATACGGACCGTACTGAGCCGTGATCAACGAGCCATCACTACTCTTCCCTCCTTTCATCGCTTCGTAAATCTTCCGGCCAGCCAAAGCCGCGTCATGCTTCTTGAAAATCTCCCGAGCCATTTCGCTCGACGAGATCACAACCGTCAACATCGAACCTAGCCGTAAAGTCATGACTGGTCCGTGACGCCTTGAAAGTTTAGTCAATGAGTGGTGTGGTGGTGAACCAACGAGCTCGAACAAGTTGCCGATCACCGGCCATGGATTTGGTCCCGGAGGCAGTTTCATACGACGTCGTTTGGTGTGAAAGAGACATGCAACATATATGAGGAGGGCAATGGATGTAAATATTCCGATTAGCTCGTTCATCGTTAATTGTTTGATCatgtttcttgttttgttttgaaaaacttATAGTAGAAGACGTTTTTGCTTTTATAGGCTTCATCAGGTTTCTAGCGTGACACTTGGAAGATAATCTGTAATAACGTACACCAGGGAAGGTAATGGATGTAATTAAATTGCGATTAATTAAGTCGTACTCTTCGTTAATTGTTTAATCATTTGCTTTCAGGTTGTTCTATCAAAAGTAGTACGAAACGGTTTGGCTCTGCAGGGACCAGATTTTGTGTCATTTAGAAAATACTATAAAGTTGATAACGTTGATTGATGTTTTGACGAGTCTTGTCGCTATTATGTTAGGAATCTTTATCGAATATAATCGGCTTgaaaccaaagaaaaagaagtacTGTATGTTGTGTTGTGAATTATGATTAACTTGTAGGCCCATTAAAGCACTCGATGATAACAGCAAATTTATGTGGGCCGAGAGTAGAAGGGGCAGACAGAGAGAGATTGTGTTTTCTTCCAATCCAGGTTCAGATTGCTTCCCGAATACTTTTCTACCAAAGCCCGGTGTAACTGTAGCGGTTTGTTGCGCCCAGTCTCAAGCACTTCGTGCTCCCAAATGTAAACTACCGAATGCAACATATGTCAAATAATAAatcaacaatatttatattttatataattataaagtattatcataatattataataagtataaaatttatataatcatactattaaatttttaaaattggtagaaaatatttttgtttcaaagttttataatataaattaaaatataatatgtataaattttataatttttattatttcagtttaaaatttattaaaatattttcaatttttttatttaaaaaaaaatctttctgcAGCCGAAAACACTATCTATaaccaatttttaattttaagaggTTCAGAGTAGTTTGAAgcgttttgtaaatttttttttgattgattCAAAACGCCAACAACTGCTACCAATCACAAAAACTACGTTTGCAGATGGTAGTGGAAAAACCAATCGTGTCCTTAAATTAAACATGCGCCAACAATATTTCGTATACAACTCTTTTTAGGTACACTATTATATAATttgcattttatatattataaaataaaaaataataaaaaattgagaagcaaataactattaaatattacatatataattaaactgacacgaacatataaattaaaacagtcactttttatttataatttttatgataaataaaccaaaacaatcatatttaactattttatatgggtatagttaaatttaaatgatactaACATACATATACATTACACTTTTTAATATGGTTAtctattacataaaattttatatttatatgattttatgatcatttgtattttttataacaaatattttaacctgctaaaaacaaaaatttcagtgtggacttttaatttttaaagcaTTAAGTTTTCGCCAATTATAAATACTTAACTTCCAGTAATTAAAGTCATATTGTTTGGTTAAacttttcaaaactaaaaattatatggttaaactatatttgttattttgtgaaaaaataaaCTATCAGAATCTTGCCGAGTGTGTTGTCAACCTAGGTGTTCCAGACTGTAAATCTTAAAGACAGTTAGTTCGTTGATAAGTCATCATTCTGTTCTCGCTAAGAGTCAGTTAGTTTGCATTAAATTTGAATCATAGTATAATTTAAACATGACATCTTCAGTTATGAATAGTTTAAATCAAGACATGCATCTACTTCTTCATCTCAAAAACAATCAATTCAAGAGAAATTATGTCAAAAAATCATTGCATTTAATCAAGACATATCGCATGATCAACTATCTCACATTAGTCctgaaaatatatatcaaatacgaaatttttattttaaaactgcaTATTCTATTAAACAACATGAACAAACTATTATCTTCTATGGCTTTAGAAAAGtaaagaagaattttttttactatattcAGTTCGGATTAATACAAATAGGCAAATAGCAATAAAACATTTGTCTAGGACATGGAATGATTCTCCAATACTTATGTTATTAAGAGAATTATGTAAAAAACACAACATTTAATCAAGAAATATCGCATGATCAACTACTTCACATTAGTCCAGAATATATATCAAGTATGAACATTTGATTTTAGAGCTGCATATACTATTAAAGAATATGAACAAACCATATcattataatttgaattttaagaaatcaaattattattttatatggcTTTAGAAATATATAGTAGAATTTTTTTAACTGTATTCATTTCGTATTAATACAAAGAGCAATCAAAACTTTGTCTTGGACATGTATTGATTCTCCAATCCCCTTTCTATAATTtgaagaaattttttattaattaacctTACCCTCATGTGTGATTAACAAGATTGTCattgcttatttgtcatcatGAGGCCCTACTCACACcctttgttaaaaaaatctcAATTGCCTAGAGAAATTACATGTTATGTCATTGCATATTAGAATTAGATAGTTATTATAGTATATGTATTTCACATTAAATGTTTGAGTGCAAGAGAATAACCAAACTATACCATGGTTTTGtattcatatacatatatacatatagaaaTTATAACATTTGTTTTAAGATAATGTTATCAAAAGTAATTTTGTCAAAGCCTCGACTTATTTTCATGGTTTCATATGTCATGCCATGTGTTAGACCAtgttgtatataatattatatagtaGATGAAGAAAACAGTTTTGAAAATGCAAGTTAACGTGGATTTAGATTTCtgagaaaaaataagaatacgGATAGTTGAAAATTTAGTTTGCAGAAAAATAGGAGATGAAAAAgaaattcagtttttttttttaagtttcacTTGTCAGGATTTAATTGGACAAACGACTTGCGCTTTAATTTATAGGAGATATGTAGTTTCAGAAGCGCAAAGCTGAAGATCCGTGAATGAAAAGgtaacataaaatatatcaataatgGTTTGGTTTATTCAACACAGATGGTGAAACAAACAGCCCTATAATGTAAAATGTCATGGTTTGACAACAAAAGAcaacttaaattaaattatttttcgataagttaaatttaatataGCTTGAATTATTCAATCCACTCCTGCACATAGCACACCTGTAACTGGAAATGGTTAAAAACAAGCGACAAAGTAATAAGGATACACATAATATTATCCAACCTATAAACATGTAACAAAATGAGTATGAAGTGGAAAAAAAAACCTCCGTGATATGCAGAATAATAAATTGAAATTTACTAATCTTTCAAACCATCAATTGTGATATGAAGGGTGAATCAAAACATATTCCGCATTTTGTGTGTGTACAGTGAATCTGTTTCATGGACCATTTGATCTCAGTGCATAGTTGTTCTATTCCAGTCACAACGAATTTCCCCCCACCCAACCCTATGCTCCACCCCCTGACCATCAAAAGTCCAAAGCGAAAACGTTCCCTGTTCCAAGCCCAGTCACGCTCGTCTCCCGTTCTTTTTGTGATTCTCCCTAGAGTAGAAAACTGATGCCAGACAATACGACTATTTGCGTATTGTACAACGATTGGATACGATAATTTCATACAGCTACATAATAAAGATTCTGTTTGTATGTTACATAATCaatataatgaaaatttgtAACATCGTATACTTCTTTTTTCTTACCGTAGCATTAATCTGAAACCAACTAAATGTATAGcgaagagaaagaaagagaatagTTAGAGACATCAGATCTCCCAAGTACAAAAACCAAAAGTCCCGAAGATTAGTATATACTTTAACTCCGGCATTGgatcaaagcaaaaacaaagtAGGCAGCAGAGTTTGTTTTCTTCCTCCCATTTATTAATCTTCTAGCTCGATGATCTTCACCACAGATGCATCACCAACTTTCTGACACACCACTACTCTGTCATGCGACTTGATCACTCCTGCTTGCTTCCCGTGGTCTAGTGCAACCTTCAGGACTGACTCGTTCGTTGCACTTGTTGATTCCGCCTGCGACAAGGACATTACATTTTTAACAAATGTTGGAATTTGAACCCAAAAAGTTCAAACTAAAACTCTTAAAAGACTTGTTTGAGCCATTTTTTGTTCAACCAATGAATTAACTCTACGATCTATACACAATTCACAGCAACTATCTTGGTCTTAAAGAGTGATATAAGTGTAATACATTTGAGACTGACTGTTTCTCCAATAGGGAAAGAGAGATAATatgcacacaaaaaaaagacGATAAACAAGACTTACAGGGTGACGAGGGTCAGCAAGCATGGGGAAGAGTCCTCTGACAATAAGTGACTGCCTCGCCTGATAAGAGAGCCACACGAGTTAATAAACTTGAACTATATCACGCGCACTAAATACATGTGACTACAGTATAAAAAGAAACCTCCCTAAGTATTCTGATATTacaaattaaacaatcacagtcaaccattgatttttttttgaaacactttttttttttttttgaaacacaaccaACCATTGATACAACACATTTTTGAGTAGTCGCTTTTCTTGAACCATAGCTAAGATGGATAAACACATTTAAATAAGACAACAGAAGTAAAAGAGCTGtggatcatgactctttgataaTCAAAAACTTCTTAAAAGAATGACATGGCTGCCGTCTCTAAACTTGAGAGATCAGGAGGGGAAACATACCTCAAATGCTCCACTGAAGCTCCATTTCAGCTGATTTGTCTTAACTCGTGGAATGACAACAGAAATAACCGGCATTGTTGGCCTGTATTTGGCAATTAACCTGCACAGAGAACAAAGGATAGCAATTCATTAGACATGTATGCATAGATCAAAAGAAACGAAAAAACAATTCAAGGCAAAACAAAGCTAAGAACCTTGCTGCTCTTCCAGAAGACGTGAAGCATATAATAACGGATGCCTTAACCTTGATGGCTGCCCGTACCTGAACAAGCGCGTACCAAGCAAAATTATAAATTGTGATGCCAATTTGCATCTTAAAGCCATAAAATCGAATCCTTTATTATGTGTCCGCCACACAGATGACAGACTTACAGCTGAAGAAGCAATGGATTCCAGATGACTCATCGGTTCTCCAACATACTTGACAGTCTTCTTGAAGTACAAATCTTGATTGAAAACCTTCTCTGCCTGTGAATAGTTTAAGATTTGTAAGAGTAAAACGGATGAGGACAACCAACAAAATGACACCAAAGCAATATGTCATAAAGCTTACCTCAGCACAGATCTTTCCGACAATTGATATAGTCTCAACAGGATACAATCCACGAAGAGTCTCAGCACCAAGAAGAATTGCATCACTTCCTGAAGTAAGAATAAATTGGAGTAAGAACCTCCATTATTTCGTAACAGTTACCAAACCAAGCAGATTTTTCTATTGAATGTTAGAAGCATCAAACACCACCAAAAGAAGCACACTTGAAGCTAAACATACCATCTAAAACAGCATTAGCAACATCAGTTGCCTCCGCACGAGTTGGTCGCAAGTTGTCAGTCATACTATCAACAACACGGGTAAGAACGGCTGGCTTTCCAGCCATGTTGCACTTGTAAAGAGCCGCcttttgaaacaaaaacacCTGCCACAAGAACCCACCAGGATAAATCATAAAAGAAGAACGTAAAAGTTTGGTTCCCGAAAAAATCAAATTGAATTACCAAATCAATATACCTTCTCTGGGGGTAGATCTATACCCAAATTCCCACGAGAAAGAATAATTCCATCAGCTTCTTGAAGAATCTCGTCAAAGTGGGTTAGTCCCTAAATTCAATACAAATATCAGCAGTTTTCTAATTAACGAAAAAGGAGGAAAAAGTTATAGAGAGAGACGTAGtataaagcaaaacaaaaaaatgcatTGCACTTACCTCTACATTCTCAATCTTGGCAAATATTTGGGTTTGAGAGAGGTCACCCAGCTTTTTAAGCATTTCACGGGTCTGTGTTATGAAACAACATTTGGTTATTGTTCAAAGTAAGCTCAGAACTATAATATACACAAAGAAGTACGACACAACAAGAAGTATAGCGCAAGATACAGACCTGGCGAACATCTTCCGCATGTCGACAATAGGACAGTGAGagaaaatcaattttattttgaacTCCCCATGTGCTTATAACCTAGATGACAAACAAATAAAAGCAATCTGGTCAGACACTCGAACTAAAACCCACGAATGTGTGACAAAAAGCAAATCTTTGGATTTGTAGATGAGAAGCAACTCTCTGACCTCCTTATCTTTCTCCGTGAGAGTTGGGAGGTCGATGTGAACTTGAGAGGCGTGCAAAGTGAAGAGAGCACCAGCAAGAGTAGCAGCATTCCTTGAAAGGCAAATGACATCATCTCCTTTGATTTCATCAACCTGCAAATTCGATTGGTAAATTAGTCTTACAACACATAAATTCTAAATGTCTAAAACTTCAACATAGAGAAACCACCAAAGCTCTCATCTTTTTGAgcttcatagtttttttttacctctaaCCAAACAGAAGTTGTTTCACTACCAGTGAACAGGTACTGCCCAACAAAGATAGTGTCTCCTTTCTTCACCGCCtgaaaacatcaaacaaaaactCCATCACATATCTACTACACAAGTATTGGTATTGTATAAAGTCATCTcatttctataaataaagaaCAAACCTTGGCAAGCCCATCGAAGTTAATGGGAAGAACTTCAGAAGAAGCTTCTTGGTCTTGATTCGGAGTCAAAGTAACAAGTCCATCAGCTTTAAGAGTGATAGCTTTCTCAGACTTGTTGATAACTTGAAGCTCAGGTCCCACAGTATCAAGCATAACCTAAATAAAAGACATCTCAATATCAACTCAAAgcatatgcaaaaaaaaaaaaaacataaaaatcaaaTGATTCACTAAAGTAACATACGGCACAAAGCTTCTTGGTGCTCTTGACAGCAATTTTGAGATTATCAAGCGTCTCCTGGTGGTACTCGGCGTCGCCCCAAGAGAAATCGAATCGAGCCACCGACATGCCGGATTTGAGACAGCCGGAGAGAGTCTCGACGGATCGGGATTTGGGACCGAGAGTCCCGACGATCTTAGTCAATGCCGGGAAGAAACTCTGAGTAAATACATTAAACACGGATCAGAGACGCTTTATATCGATGATGAcgaaatgagagagagagagagagagagagagagagcttacgGATTTGGAAGGTTCGAGGATTGAAGCCATTCTGATGGGCTCCTCGAGGAGAAGATGGCTGGAATGCATCTTTGTGTGGTGGTGAGAGGAGAGATCTCAGATGTTCGCCGGCTGAAAGTTTGGACGGAGAGGTTTTGGGGATAGTTTTAAGGGATTGAGATTTGACCTAACATCCGTTCACTGATATCAAGTAGAAGAAAAGCAACAAGTCctcgttttttcttttctgttttagtCCTTATATTCTTAATCTAATTCAAATTATACCCTTTCGTTTTTTGCATCGCAATTGTTAACCCCCATTCTACTTTACGTGGACAACAAGTCGACAACATAATAAGATACAGCTGGCCCAAGgttttttacttttaatcaACTAACACCATCCATGGTTTGTAATTTCCAATAATCCAAAACCATCAAACGAATATGCCTTCCATGAGATCGAATAAGATCTAATGTCACAAGCATATCCAGTCTCTAATTTAAAAAGTGGAAATTCCACGAGTTATGTTCAGTCATTTGTGAATCAAGTTAAGTGTTGTCCGTCTCAAATAATATTTGTGAGAGACACTTGTCAGACATGTCCAATCCCATTTTCACATACAAATCTGAACCAAGAATCCAAAAGTTTCACATCTTATAATTACTTTGAAATGAGTATTAAATTTGTATTCATCAAAATAACCGTTTTACTTTGAATGCatctataattaatttttttgaaatatcgGCTATTTCTTAGCTATTCGCCGGGAAAACGGTCATTTCATACTCAATATATCGcgatatgttcaattcatacccGACTTATATAGCCGTGCCAAAATATACCTGAATTTATATGGCTGTGCCAAAACATACCCAACTTatattttttggcaaaatcataCACCAGTCGCAACATCAGCTGTCATGTCATCTATTTTTGCTTGCATGGATGCAACattagctaattttgctgacAAATATGtcatgtatataattttttttttaaaactaaataattttgttataaaaataaaattttagaaaatgtaaaattttataatttttttatttagtaaaattaacaaaaaaataattaattattaaattttaatcttatataatagatatattcgtaaatattttGATCCTATCAAAAACCGTccttataagagttatatatgtattgtaATGATTCAAATCCAATGCTAGTTTGCAGACTTGTTACtctttattaattatgattgtGTTAATCTAAAtcttttaaatgtaaataacatacccatgattaataaaacgtaacataatttatttttacgttTGATAAAGCgttacataatttatttttaagctTTTTTAATCATGGAcatgttatttacatttaaaaaattagattaaatgtaaataacatactCATGATTAGCGAAACATGAttcatttttactatttattaatcatagatatattatttacatttaaaaatttagattaacaCAACTATGATTAATCAAGAATAACATGTCTGCAACACTTGCATTGgatttaaatcattaaaatacatatataactcttataaagAAGGTTTTTGATATGATTGaaatctcttatataagattagaatttaattaattaattattttgttaattttactaaataatataaaataaaaaatttatattttataaaaacttatttttataacaaaattatttagtttttttaaattatatacatgGTATATTTGTCAGCAAAATTAGCTGACGTTGCATCCACGCGAGCAAAAATAGATGACATGACAACTGATGCGGCGACTGGTGtatgattttgccaaaaaaaatataagttgaaTATGTTTTGGCACATCCATATAAGTTCAGGTATGTTTTGGCACGGCCATATAAGTCgggtatgaattgaacatattGCGATATGTTAGGTATGAAATGGTTGTTTTTCCGCTATTCGCCTATTCATGGAAGTACGagagaaattatattttgttccAAACCACTATCGTAAAATACTTTTTAGTCCATTTCCCTCTCTTTTGAGCTTAGTAAACTGAGCTTTTTTCTGGCACCTTTATGATGATAATTCATTATGGCTAGCAGAGGTATTGGATGTTCCCTATGTCTTCGTTTGTTCCgttatctctctcttttttttttgttcaaaccaTACATTTCATTCTTTAAACAGAAACTAATACATCAATCTCAGAGTCATTGTTTGAGTTCGAAAACAGAGTGGACTTAGCCAATCTGTCTGCTGCTTCATTACAAACTCGagagacaaaaacaaaagagatagaGTTGAAGGAGTGACTCAACACGCTTATGTCATGGAGTATCCTTCGGAGAGCAATCACGGATTTGTTTCTTATAATTAAATCAATAAGACCTTTAG
It encodes:
- the LOC108855582 gene encoding pyruvate kinase 1, cytosolic, yielding MHSSHLLLEEPIRMASILEPSKSSFFPALTKIVGTLGPKSRSVETLSGCLKSGMSVARFDFSWGDAEYHQETLDNLKIAVKSTKKLCAVMLDTVGPELQVINKSEKAITLKADGLVTLTPNQDQEASSEVLPINFDGLAKAVKKGDTIFVGQYLFTGSETTSVWLEVDEIKGDDVICLSRNAATLAGALFTLHASQVHIDLPTLTEKDKEVISTWGVQNKIDFLSLSYCRHAEDVRQTREMLKKLGDLSQTQIFAKIENVEGLTHFDEILQEADGIILSRGNLGIDLPPEKVFLFQKAALYKCNMAGKPAVLTRVVDSMTDNLRPTRAEATDVANAVLDGSDAILLGAETLRGLYPVETISIVGKICAEAEKVFNQDLYFKKTVKYVGEPMSHLESIASSAVRAAIKVKASVIICFTSSGRAARLIAKYRPTMPVISVVIPRVKTNQLKWSFSGAFEARQSLIVRGLFPMLADPRHPAESTSATNESVLKVALDHGKQAGVIKSHDRVVVCQKVGDASVVKIIELED